CTGTCCTCTCCAGGCAGAAGCCACTCATAGCTGACACGTGCATTCCTCACTCTGCAGCGGGTGTCCCAAACCCACCAGCTCTTTCCATCTCCAACACAATCCTAACCTCaggatcagtggtggaggaaTCCTCAGACACCTCAGGGGAATCTGGGCCTGTTAGTGAGCACAGGGGAGGGACCCTCTCCACATCAGGTGTCAGACTGAAGGATTGCCCCATTGTTCCTGAAACACGTCTTCATGTAGAGATAAGCTTCGCACATTCTCTGAACCCAGGTAAACAACTCCAGAGAAATTAATACTTGTTAAGAAATGGGCAGCTCTTGGCCTACCCTGGTGTCTGAACATAAAACCCAACATTTATGGTCTGTGTCTTTTGTTACCCAGTTCACTGCACCAGCAACACTTGGAGGTCCACTAACCACTGGAGCAAACTTAGAGAGGGGTCAGTACCCACGGCTTTTTTCCATTCCCTTAACCCACAGCCACGATCAGTGTAAATACCGGGGACCCACTCCTGCAGTCGCTGTGGTTCTAACCTACACtatccaactcctctctcatcctGTTGTATTCTCCCTTGtgtaggcataatacactgggtTTTTCTTCAAACCATTTGAATGAAAAATTTGGTCATCTTCTGATCAGCCTTTCCAAGATGATCCCCAACAAAACAAGAGCTTTATCCTCTCTCATTACACATGATCAGGAAAAGATAGcacattcccttgtaggttcagtaacacaCTCTTTTGGAAAACTATCATGGATGCactctatgaagtcctcctcaagattgCCTTCAACAATGTAATCTGTCCAATCAGTGAGCTCCATCACACCAGCCGATCTATTTTAACATGCATGCTTATTGCCTCTTCCACTGTAACATTATTTTTTAATGCCATCACTGGGTCCTGCTGCTCCTTGTCTTCTaccatctttcccctctcactcttgGCCTCCCATGACTCCCAGTATCCCACAACCACTTAACCCCTCTGAGCCCTCCTCTTTTTACCTCCCTACTTCGTacaattcctctgatcctccgccCACCCCTGACCACAACCCCACCTCCTGCCATGTCTTCAATACCCTGTCTAATCTTCCTCTCTCTGAAGCGGAGAGTTCTGTCCTCAGCCAGGGCTTTCCCTTCTCCTCCTTGTGCTGACACCTCGATATGTTCAGAATTCACCAACATACAGTATGATGTGAATTTGTTTTTGTATGGCAGCAGTACTATATAGGGCAAAGACGTATCCTCTATACatttcaaaaataaatgaacagtgcACAATAAAAGGTTAATGAGTTGGTATTTATGCTTGAGTTCCAATGACATCATATGCCAAGCCCTTCTGCTGTCTCTGCACCTATATCTTTTCAACAAGGATTACGCACTCCTCACTGATGACCCCTACTCCAGCCTCAAATCTACCTCCTCCTCTTGGGCACCCCACTCTGGATTTCTGTTTATGTTCTTCGAGAGACCCAACACCAACTGCTTAATATGAATATGTCCAAGAACATCAGCACACCCCTCCCTGATCTCATTATGTCTTTGGTCCTTCTGATGAACTCTGAGGTGGAGTACCCAGCAGGACTGCCTCACATTTTTAGTTTTCAGACTCGAAGAGTTAATTTTAAATCTACAGCTACACCCTGACCTCAATATTTTGAGCATTTTGGTTATTTTCTCACCAGAGATACGCATTTGTTCCTCCGTCAACTTGCTGTCCATCTCCTGTACATGGTCTAGTCGGTGTTTTTCCTCTTCCAGGAAGTGGGTAAGGACAGCCGACCCCTACAGAGAAGAGAAGATACAATCATTCATGTTCAACTCTCTCCCACCACTCTAGTCCACAAGGGACCAGAGACAGGCTCTCACCATCAAATGTCTAGTGTTGGGGATTAATACACAATTAGGGAACTCTTCTTACCAATTGACAGTAAATTGGTAAGACCACAATTGGAGACTACAAACAATTTATACCATGGCCTTGAATGAAGGCAGAAAATGTGTTTAAATGACACAAGGATAAGTTGTAAAAATGACACACAGACATGACGAAGAGTAGAGAGGTGGGTTCTGTGAATGTTCAAGGATCAGGCAAATTGAACACAATGTGGGATAATGTAAAGTATCCATTATGGCAAAAAGATAAATAGAAGCATATTATCCAAATGGGAGAATTTGTGAGGCTCTGAGATGTAGAGGGATCTGGGTGTTCTAGTGCAAGATTTGCAAAAATGTTTGTGTGCAAGTAAGTGGGAGAGATGGCGTGTGTTACAAAAGTAGAAGGGTAGTATTTCAGTTATATCATATTTTGTTGAGATTACATCAGGATTATAGACAGTATAGGTCTCCTTTAACACTAACACACTGGAAGCAGTTCAGAGATGGGTTcctggattgatacctggaaggaCAAATTACCTTATTAGAGAAGGTAGGACAGTTTGTGATTAGACACTTCTGTGGTAAAGTCCAGAACTAGGAGTCGTGAACTGGATGGTTAGTGTAGGGGAGAAGGTCATGAATCACAAAGCTGAGTGTGATAAACAGGTAGTGGATCAATGGGGATAAGAGCCAAGCATTTTTTTCTCAACTCATGATTTGGTTTTTGGAACTCTCGCCATTGAAACACAGTGGAAGCAGAGAGTGGAGACATTTGAAGGGAGAGATTAGAAGCCTCTTGAATAGCAGTCCTGAAAGAAATTCCCACAGCCCATGGATACTCTGCTCCATTACTCACTCTCCAACCACTGAATCCCCTCTCACATCTTATGGACATCGCTCCCATTTTGAATGTTTTTAATCATGTATCCCTTCCCATAGCTCCACAAGCACTTACCCTCATCTGTGACAAATCCCACCCACTGAAACTCCCCCACAGCCCACTGACACTGATTTCCTGATCACAGATTCACTCCACCCAGTTAAAGATGTTGCAGTGAGTGGAAATTAAATTCAGATGTGTTGGGTGGCATGGAGAGAGACGAGGGTGGGTGGAGTTTTCTGCATCCTGGTAAGGCAGAGGAAAGAAAAGCTCTGAGAATTGTAAAGTAAATGCCTTGCTCTATAATATTGAACACACCTCCATTTCATCCTTGGTATTTTCTTCATACTCCTTGATGGCCTTATCAAGTTCTGCCTTCAGCTCCTGGAAACCACCAGGTCTCTGGTAATGTCCAGATGCCAGGTTTTCTTTAATTGATGACATTTCTTTTGCTAGATGTGCCTTACATTGCTCTTGTGACTTTTCCTTGATCTTGACCATGAGAGACTTGTAAGTAGAGCTCATTGTCTCCTGGGAGTGAAGGAAAATTGTACAATAAACTAGGATAGCAAGTATTGTACTCTGACTGGTGTCTCcagtgggagatctgtacactaacTGTGTCTCTGAGTTGCTCTCTCTGGGAGAGATCCATACAATGACCACTGTCTCTCAGGGGTCTATCTGTACACTAACTGTGTCTCTGAGTTGCTCTCTCTGGGAGAGATCCATACAGTGACCACTGTCTCTCAGGGGTCTATCTGTACACTAACTGAGTCTCTgagttgctctctctctctgggagaATTCTGTATCACTGAGTTGCTCTCTCTCAGGGagggatctgtacactgaccgtaTCTCTGAGGtactctctctctcagggagagatctgtacactgacaagGAGTGATCTGTATACAAACCGGTGTCTCTTCACCACTCTCACTCAGGATGACCTGCGCTATCTGGTTGCTCTCGGACCCTCACTTTCAGGATGATATCTATAATGTCTGTCTCTCAGTCTATGTTGTAACAGGTTGTGTCCGGGGACTGGTGTTCAGAGATGAGACAGTTGGTAATCACTGAAGATTAGAAGCTCACCTTAAGCTGTTCAATGTGTTTGCCACTGTTGTTGTTCATAGATCTTTTGTGGAAGATATTGAATGCCTCTATACTCTTCATATTGTAATACTCTGTGAGTTTGTTCATAGTAAGCGAGTTAGCTTCTGAGAATTTTTTCATTTCATCATCATAGAATTTCAGGGCCTCATCTACAGCTGCTTGGTTTTCCACCTCCACTAATTTGGCGACACTGCTCTTCACACACGGTAGGACCCCATCCGCCATCATGCCCACGTAGGCCTTGGTCAATTCAACAAGTCCTGTGTGGGATGTTTCTGGAGGTCAGCACCTGGAGATCTGATCACAACCTCAATCCCCACTCTTCACATCCCAATTAACCCAATCTATTCACATTCACGTCCACCCCTGCCTTCCCATTGTTCATAGTCTCAATGGGACCCCACCACTTTCCCATTCAATGCCACAGTCAACACTCCCAATTCATCCCATTCAATACCACAATTGATATTCCCAATGAGATCCCACACCTTCCCAATCACTCACAGTGAGTGGACTCCATCTCTTTCCTTTCACTCTTACCCTCTACACCCATGCTGGTATCCCACACTATCCCACTCATTCCCGTCATCCAAATCCCTTCCAATTCAATctcactgtccacactcccatgTACTCCAATAGTATATTCCCATTCCAGGCATGTGttctggactgagacccttcatcaggactggaaaggaaggggagatagcagaataagaaggtgggggggcaggaaaaagtacaagatggcaggtgataggtgatactgggagaggaggaggaggagttgaAGTAGAGagatgggaatttgattggtgaaagagataaagggctggagtagggggaatctgatggataatggaagaaagggaaggggaaggaacaACAGGGGAAGGTGACTGGCAGgtaggaagttagagaaatttatgttcatgccattaggttggaggcatCCCAGACAATATAAGCTGGCCTCATCATGCCAGTAGagaagaccatggactgacatgttagaaAGGGAATAGGAAGTAggattaaaatgagtggccaccaggaaatctcactttttgtggcagatggagtgaaggtgctccaactgatggcatgaacatcgatttcttgaacttcaagTAATTATCACTACCCCcatctctttcaccattccccatgtttgtttccctctcacacctcttctcacctgcccatcacctttatCTAGTGCTccaaccccttcccttccctttctaccATGGTCACCAGTCCActcctttcagattcccccttctccagcccattatctctttcaccaatcaacttcccagctcctttttcacccttcaccctctcCCAATTTCACCTCATACTTCTTCCTTCTTGCCCAccctcatcttcttattctgacatctccccttcACTTCCAGTCTGGATTAAAATGTCTGGaacaaaatgtcaacagtttactcttttccatagatgttgcctggcgtgctgagcttctccagcattttgtgcgtgttgctttggatgtccagcatcagcagattttctcatgccAGGTTAGTGTGTTATACTGAAGAGAGGTGGTGAGGTTTTGTCCAGTTACTCACTCCTGCCTGTGATCAGCTGATCCCCAACAACTCTCTTGACTTTCTTATGGGTGTGAATGTAATCGATGAAGTTCTGCCGCTTTGTAAAAAAGTCCTCATCCAGATCTTTGTCGTCCAATTCCTGGAGCTGCTTGAGTTTCTTCCAGTGTGTGGGAAGTGGAAATGCAAAGCAGCAACGTGAGGGAAAATGATTGCAGATATACCTACGGAGTTCATTATATTTCTTGTCCTGCTCACTGATCTCACCTGTAAAATAGAACCAGGAATCAGGCAGGAATCACCTTTACTGAGTCTGTTCTCCCATTCCCAAGATGGTGACTATTAcccacagggctgtgtggaggaataggggaaggagaggaaggaaACAGAGGGGAGGCAATTTGCGAGATGTTATGGTGAGGGGCAGGATGTGTGGGAGGAGCATCAAGTGCATTGTAGTTAGGTCATGGGTGACTTGTCATGGAGGGGAATGATGTGACATTGGTGTCATACATGTTAGTTGAGGATCATATTGATtgagtggtgtctgtgtgtgggagagtgGCACCAAGTCATTCATGTGAAACTCTGATGGGAAAGAGTTGTCAGCTGGGTGGGAATGGTGCATTTATACCATCAAAGCAGAGGACAATGTAGATTGGTATCAAGTTATTGCAGGGAGTTGTGAGGTCATGTGAATCGGGTGTAGCTTTTCGCAAACAAAACATAATGAGTGTTTGAAGTTTAATGAAACCTGTAAtgtattttattgaactccaaaacctaaataTGAAAAACACCCTAAAATTCCTTACATAATGATGGCATCATGACTAAAACCCCAattcaatgtcagtggttgtgaattaggTACATTTCTCCTAATTACGTTACCCTTCAGGGAATTGAGGTAATGTGAATGTGAACAGGGCAGGGGAATGTAGAGATGTGAAGGAGACTCTGGAGAGTTTGTGCACAGATCATCCAAGGTAACAGGCTGCCCCTCCTCTACCTGCCTCTCACACACTGAATTCAACCCTGCTCTTTCCATTCTATAGCCCCTTCCATGTTCACCATATCTCCTCAGAGACTGGCACTGACACATACTCACTGTCCTTCAGTTTCAGAATGTGCTCCAGGTACTCATTTGGAGTCAAATCTTTTCCATCGATGTTCAAATCCAGTGTCAAATCACGGATCAACCAGACAAATTCAGGGAAGAAACGGACAAAGTCCCAACTGTCACAGGCATCAGGCTGGGACCTCATCTGGATCCGCTTAGACAGTTCAGTCACATAACTGGGAGCAACATCAAGGATAAAGGAATGAAGATCTGGCAGGAAAATAGTGAGGGATGTCAGTCACTGTACAGATCTTCCCCTGAGACAGAGTTACTGAGAGACACTAATTAGTGTGCAGATCTTCccttgagagagagaaagggagagagagagacttaaTGGCACCTGTCAGAGTATAAATCTCCCCCTTAGAGGGTGGAAATAAAACACTGGTCAGTGTATAGTTGTCCCACTCAGCAAAATGGACTGAAGCACTGGCTGGTGTACAGATCACCCTCTTAGCAAGATGGACTGAAACAGCGGTCGGTGTATAGATTTTCCTCTTAGAAAGAGGGTGGCTAAGTGACACATGTCATTGTGGAGATTTCTCCCTGAGAAAGAGGGTCTCGATGAGTAAAAGGCAAAGCTGTTGGTAGTTGAGAACCCTGGATGTCAAGGAGTGTTGTAACTCTGGTCACGAAAAGAGGAGATGTCTTGATTCAGTTACAGGCAGCTGGGATCAAGTGAATCATTGAATGTATATAGAGGATGCCAGAGTAAACTCAGGATGGAAATTTTGAGGGCAGcagggagaaagaggtgacttTGGCTAAGAAAATTAAGGAGAATTCCTAGTGACTTTATAAATATATTAATGAAAGAAGAGTAACATGGGGGAAAATAGGGCCGCTGAAATACCAAGAAATATCCTTGTGGAACTGCAGGAGACGGGCATAGTTCTCAAGCATTATTTCACTGTCacagtggacagtgaagaggagTCCCAGCAAGTGCAGTGGGATCTTGGTCAGCTGGGCAGCTGGGCTCAGGAATGTCAAATGGAATTCGGGTAAGTACGCAGAGTTACATTGTGGAAGGACAATTGATTATAGGACTTTTGAATGCAAAGGTTCTAGGTGCTTTTGTGCCACTGAAGACCTTGGAGTAGAGGTGCATGGTTGCTTTAAAGGGAGTCACAAGTAGAGAGAACGGGGAcatgaagaaagtttttggcaggCTGGCCTTAATCATTTAGTGTGCTAAGTTTGAAGTGTGTGGTTACACTACAGTTGGTGTGGTcatacttggagtgttgtgtacagttgcAGTCACACAATTATagcaaggatgtgattaaaccagaaagagtgcaaagaaacatttagaaggatgttgccaggagtcATGGAACTGAGAGGTTAGACACCATGGCGTtaattctttggaacatagaagattgaggggtgatctcatagcTGTAATaataaaatcatgaaggacatTGATAGGGTCAGTGGTCTTTGTTTTTGAGTCTGAGGAAATGAAAACTACAGGATACAGTATTATGGTCAGAGTGAAATGATCAATAAGAATTgagatgtattttttttttattgacaaAGGGTGGTGATTATATTGAACCAACTAACAGAGGAAGTGGGTGAGGCATGTACATTAGACACATTTGTGAAGTATGTGAACAGATATGAGGATATTGAGAATTCAGAGGGATATTGAATTCAGAGGGATATTGAGAATTCAGAGGGATACATGCTGTAAAACAGGATCAGCCTGAGAATACATTTTAGTCAGAATGGACAAGCATGACTGAAGGGATGCTTTCCCTGCTGTATAACTCAATGTCTCTGTGATTGAGAGACAATGGTTAGTGTACAGATATATGCCAAAAGAAAGGGGCACAGAAACATCAGTCTGTGCACGgatatcccactgagagagatGGGCTGACATAAATTCAAC
This region of Hemitrygon akajei chromosome 31, sHemAka1.3, whole genome shotgun sequence genomic DNA includes:
- the LOC140719207 gene encoding guanylate-binding protein 1-like: MEKPLQLIFYKDGKLQTNPEALKVLQSIEVPMVVVSVVGAARTGKSYLMNCLAGVKKGFSVDSTVQSLTKGIWMLCQFLPQRPNEVLLLLDTECLGDPEKGDTANDHSIYSLAILLSSILIYNGKKQIDQQSLQDLHYVTELSKRIQMRSQPDACDSWDFVRFFPEFVWLIRDLTLDLNIDGKDLTPNEYLEHILKLKDSEISEQDKKYNELRRYICNHFPSRCCFAFPLPTHWKKLKQLQELDDKDLDEDFFTKRQNFIDYIHTHKKVKRVVGDQLITGRSE